A single genomic interval of Granulicella tundricola MP5ACTX9 harbors:
- a CDS encoding sigma-70 family RNA polymerase sigma factor produces MLEAPNPRNEPQMIAAILAGDNELFHELIRPYERSVFAMAISLLRNEADAEDAAQEAFLKAFRNLHAFRGEAKFSTWLISIALNEARGRLRRQNILPMESLDDEPEKISPALLRDWREIPSDALERQEVRLMLQDAIAALPPHYREVFLLRDVEELSTNEAATVMQISVASLKVRLHRARIMLQKNLAPQLKKMNPKRRWFQWS; encoded by the coding sequence ATGCTCGAAGCCCCCAACCCGCGCAACGAGCCCCAGATGATCGCCGCCATCCTCGCCGGCGACAATGAGCTCTTCCACGAGCTGATCCGCCCTTACGAGCGCAGCGTCTTCGCCATGGCCATCTCGCTCCTCCGTAATGAGGCCGACGCCGAGGACGCCGCCCAGGAGGCCTTCCTCAAGGCCTTCCGCAACCTCCATGCCTTCCGTGGCGAAGCCAAATTCTCCACCTGGCTCATCAGCATCGCGCTCAACGAGGCGCGCGGCCGCCTGCGCAGACAAAATATCCTACCCATGGAATCCCTCGACGACGAGCCCGAAAAGATCTCACCCGCCCTCCTCCGAGACTGGCGGGAGATTCCTTCGGACGCCCTCGAACGGCAGGAGGTCCGCCTCATGTTGCAGGACGCCATCGCCGCACTTCCCCCGCACTATCGAGAGGTCTTCCTCCTCCGCGATGTCGAGGAACTCAGCACCAACGAAGCCGCGACCGTCATGCAGATCAGCGTCGCATCCCTTAAAGTCCGCTTACATCGCGCAAGAATCATGCTGCAGAAGAATCTTGCGCCGCAACTCAAGAAGATGAATCCAAAAAGGAGGTGGTTTCAATGGTCCTAG